The following proteins are encoded in a genomic region of Arthrobacter jiangjiafuii:
- a CDS encoding ABC1 kinase family protein — protein sequence MKTHLDRYRQIAEILYRNGLGYLVAASGLEERLPFGRRPRPGDRPDGPASRPEYLRIALEELGPTFVKLGQLLSTRQDLLPPAYQADLAKLQDNAEPVPWEQIEPVLTGTLGAGALHRFTRFDTTPLASASIGQVYSAGLPDGTDVVVKIRRPGVDVEVNRDLDILQGLAGYAGKHWEAARDYDLPGLMDEFADTLRSELDYAREAANTERFRMNFEANPAVQIPAVYRDYSSSTVLTQERLYGLKVTDTAAIDAAGIDRKALAVKAADAEMKMVFDDGFFHADPHPGNIFVESGGRIGLIDFGMVGEVDDKLRAQLSALFISIMRRDPDRMASSLLRMCATARRPDRVRLSLDLRQLMRLYSGKTLGEAPVGRIINAALAIVRNHHLQLPREMALLLRMLIMTEGMGEVLDPDFSMGNTLAPYARRMTMAQLNPVNFARRLGQAGVETLELGAELPDQVRRLLNTLDIEGLEVHLRAAELLPLVERLERVGNRMVAAIFAAAFIRGVGELTLGDTDRWKTWQAPLMTAGLASTGLLGGYLAWSARRQRIREL from the coding sequence GTGAAGACCCACCTCGACCGCTACCGGCAGATTGCCGAGATCCTCTACCGCAACGGACTCGGTTACCTGGTGGCTGCCTCGGGCCTGGAGGAGCGGTTGCCGTTCGGCCGCAGACCACGGCCCGGAGACCGTCCGGACGGGCCCGCCAGCCGCCCCGAGTACCTGCGGATTGCCCTGGAAGAGCTGGGGCCCACCTTCGTCAAGCTGGGCCAGCTGCTCTCCACCCGGCAGGACCTGCTCCCGCCTGCGTACCAGGCGGACCTGGCGAAGCTGCAGGACAACGCCGAGCCAGTACCGTGGGAACAGATCGAGCCGGTGCTCACCGGGACACTGGGGGCCGGTGCCCTGCACCGCTTCACGCGGTTTGATACAACACCGCTGGCCAGTGCCTCCATTGGACAGGTCTACTCCGCCGGCCTGCCGGACGGCACCGACGTGGTGGTGAAGATCCGCCGCCCCGGAGTGGACGTGGAAGTGAACCGGGACCTGGACATCCTGCAGGGGCTGGCGGGGTACGCCGGCAAGCACTGGGAAGCTGCCCGGGACTACGACCTCCCGGGGCTGATGGACGAATTTGCCGACACGCTGCGCTCCGAACTGGACTACGCCAGGGAAGCCGCGAATACCGAACGCTTCAGGATGAACTTCGAAGCGAATCCGGCAGTGCAGATTCCAGCCGTCTACCGGGACTACAGCTCCTCAACGGTCCTGACCCAGGAACGCCTCTACGGGCTGAAGGTCACCGACACCGCTGCCATCGATGCAGCCGGAATCGACCGCAAGGCGCTCGCCGTGAAGGCAGCGGATGCCGAAATGAAGATGGTCTTTGACGACGGCTTTTTCCATGCCGACCCCCATCCGGGCAACATCTTCGTGGAATCCGGAGGCCGGATCGGGCTGATCGACTTCGGCATGGTGGGGGAGGTCGATGACAAGCTCCGGGCCCAGCTTTCGGCATTGTTTATCTCGATCATGCGCAGGGACCCGGACCGGATGGCCTCCTCCCTGCTGCGGATGTGTGCCACTGCCAGGCGCCCGGACCGGGTCCGGCTGAGCCTGGACCTGCGCCAGCTCATGCGGCTCTATTCCGGAAAGACCCTGGGCGAGGCGCCGGTGGGACGGATCATCAATGCAGCCCTGGCCATTGTCCGCAACCACCATCTGCAGCTTCCCCGGGAAATGGCGCTTCTGCTGCGCATGCTCATCATGACCGAAGGCATGGGCGAGGTGCTGGATCCGGACTTCAGCATGGGCAACACGCTGGCGCCCTACGCCCGGCGGATGACCATGGCACAGCTGAATCCGGTGAACTTCGCCCGACGCCTGGGCCAGGCGGGAGTCGAAACCCTGGAACTGGGAGCCGAGCTGCCGGACCAGGTCCGCCGGCTTCTGAACACGCTGGACATCGAGGGACTGGAGGTGCACCTGCGCGCCGCGGAACTGCTGCCCCTGGTCGAGCGGCTGGAACGTGTGGGCAACCGGATGGTGGCGGCGATTTTCGCTGCGGCCTTCATCCGGGGGGTGGGGGAACTGACCCTGGGAGACACTGACCGCTGGAAGACCTGGCAGGCGCCGCTGATGACCGCAGGTCTGGCTTCCACCGGCCTGCTGGGCGGGTATTTGGCGTGGTCAGCGCGCAGGCAACGGATTCGGGAGCTGTAA